Genomic window (Candidatus Methylomirabilota bacterium):
CGTCTATGACATCTGCGCGGGGTGCCGCCGCTGCCTGCCCCTCTGCCCCTCGTTCCGGGTCTTGTTCGACCGGCTGGACGTGGACGCGGTGGACGGCGACGTCGAGAAGCTGCCCGCGGCGGACGTCAAGGAAGTCGTCGATCTCTGCTACCAGTGCAAGCTCTGCTACAACCACTGTCC
Coding sequences:
- a CDS encoding 4Fe-4S dicluster domain-containing protein, with the protein product MTLDIRVPEFWQLDRVDTELRRVYDICAGCRRCLPLCPSFRVLFDRLDVDAVDGDVEKLPAADVKEVVDLCYQCKLCYNHCP